The DNA segment CCGTGGCTGCCGGGCAGCTTCCTCGCGCACCTGACCGTGCTGACGGTCGTGGCGATACGCACCAGACCGCGCGCCGCCGCGTGGATGTGGGTACTGACCGCGGCGTACGCCTTCTTCGCCGAGGCAGGTTTCGGCGAGTGGCACTCCGGCACGGACACCGCCCCGATGCTGTTCCTGTCCGCGCTGATCCTGCTGGCCGTCACCGTCCGGCACACGCACCGCCAGGCCCGTCGGGAGGTGACGGCCCAGCGGACGGCGACCGCGCAGGAGCGTTCCCGGCGCACCCTGCTGGAGGAGCGCTCGACCATCGCCCGCGAGCTGCACGACGTCGTCGCCCACCACATGTCGGTGGTCGCCATCCAGGCGGAGGCCGCGCCCTACCGGGTGCAGAACCCGCCGCCGGAGCTGGAGAAGGCGTTCGCCACCATCCGGGAGAACGCGGTGGCGGCGCTCACCGAGCTGCGCCAGGTGCTGGGCGTGGTCCGCGCGGAGGACTACGAGGCCCCGGACGCCCCGCAGCCCACCCTCGCGGACCTGGACACGCTGCTCGCCAACGTGCGGGAGACGGGCCTGGAGGTCGGCAAGACGGTGACCGGCGCGGTGCGTGAACTCCCGCAGGGCGTCGAGCTGTCGGCGTACCGGATTGTGCAGGAGGCGCTCAGCAACACGCTGCGGCACGCGCCGGGGGCGACCGCCCGGGTCGAGATCGGGTACGTGCTCGGGGGC comes from the Streptomyces sp. NBC_00820 genome and includes:
- a CDS encoding sensor histidine kinase; its protein translation is MTETTYTQPTPPDGEGGTRSPEFRLAADALRGLRQDLFRGAFAYRPLPRAAVDGPLGRVLPGRLKEYAAWAPHVTVAAVGGIAALVSLSGTYGGPAALLCALLVLVPVLLTLVRPAGAFWLSLVVTTLTAAVGSGEWTSWPWLPGSFLAHLTVLTVVAIRTRPRAAAWMWVLTAAYAFFAEAGFGEWHSGTDTAPMLFLSALILLAVTVRHTHRQARREVTAQRTATAQERSRRTLLEERSTIARELHDVVAHHMSVVAIQAEAAPYRVQNPPPELEKAFATIRENAVAALTELRQVLGVVRAEDYEAPDAPQPTLADLDTLLANVRETGLEVGKTVTGAVRELPQGVELSAYRIVQEALSNTLRHAPGATARVEIGYVLGGLGVRVVNGPPPAPHLVKPSPGAGHGITGMRERVTMLNGEMTDGPTAEGGYEVTVFLPVPAATGTEVELFEGGS